GGCCATGAATTCCAATTCAATCTCATAGTCGGAATAGCTCTTTTCGGTGCCCAGCAAGCCGCCTTTGTGGTCGGGTTCCTGATTGGCGACGAGGGCGCCGTTCTCGACCGTCCAGACGCCGCCGTTGCCGCCGTGCACGGCTTTCTTTTGCCAGCCGGTCAGCGTCTTGCCGTCAAAAATCTTTTGCCAGTTGCTGGCGTTTTGCGCCGCGACGGCCAGCACAGCCAGCAGTAACGTGGTTGAAAGCAGCAGGGTTTGCTTCATCGTGATCAGTTCCTCTCAGTTGTCGGAAAGTGGATTGTTTGTTTGCGGCGTTGATTGTACGCGGTCGCCACAGTAGCGCAAGCCGAACCGCCTAACGCAGATAGCCGAGGTGTTCGCTGTCGTGCTGGCACAAGGCCTCCAGCAAAAGACAAGCCGGTTGCCATTCGCCCACCAACGGATACGCCAACAAGGCCAGCCGCGCCAGTTCTTGCGACCCTTCGACTGCGGCACGAATGGTGAGCCGTTCGTATTCTTTGACGGCTTGCGTCAAGCCGCACACGGTTGTCGGCAACTGCCCCACAGCAAGCAGCTGCGGCCCGTGGCGATCAACCAGGCAGGGAACCTCGACCACGTCATCATTGGCTAGATCGGTGATCGCCCCGCGATTGGGCACGTTCAGCACGATGCGCGCAGGTTGCGCGCTGACCAGCGCCGTCATTACGTCGAGCGCGATGCGGTGATAGCCCGTTGCGGCATTGAACGGGTCTTCTTCCTGCTCGATGCCTGCCTGCAACGCCGAACCCGCTTCGGCTTCCAGTTTCATATACGAGCCAGAACGGCGGCGCAGGTAGTCGCGATAAATCGTCAGGGCTTCAGGCAAGCCTTCCGCTTTGATTGCGCTTTCCAGGCGCGCAAAGAGTTCGGCGTTCAGGCGGACGATTTCCTCGCCCCGGCTGGCACCGGCAGCGCGTTGATTGGCCAGCGCGCGCTGTTGTTCGTAGTAAAAGTACAGATACTCGCTGGGAATCAGACCCAGCGCGCGGATCATTGCGGGGTCGAATAAGTCGGCTGAGTAAAGGCTCCGCAGCAGTGCGTCGTCATTCAACACCTGCGCGGTGACATCGCGCCCGCGCAATTCGACGCGGCGCACCCAGCCCAAGTGATTCAGCCCGAAATAATCGCAGCGCACCTCGTCAGGTTGGGCATTCAAGGCCAGCGCCAACCGCTGAAAGAGTTCTGTGGGCGTGTCGCAGATGCCGATGGAACGCAGCCGCGTGTGTTGGCTCAACGCCTGTGCCATCAGGCCCGCCGGATTGGTGAAGCTGATGAACCAGGCGTTGGGCGCGTGCGCTTCGATCACGCGGGCTTGTTCGAGGACGACGGGAATCGTG
This sequence is a window from Acidobacteriota bacterium. Protein-coding genes within it:
- a CDS encoding 6-phospho-beta-glucosidase, which gives rise to MRKVTLIGGGGIRTPLVVHGLAQAQQQLDLAEVALYDIDRERLVTVAMLAREAARQLGSPLNITTPTDLSEAVTGADFIIHSIRVGGSAARARDERLAIEHGIAGQETTGIGGLAKALRTIPVVLEQARVIEAHAPNAWFISFTNPAGLMAQALSQHTRLRSIGICDTPTELFQRLALALNAQPDEVRCDYFGLNHLGWVRRVELRGRDVTAQVLNDDALLRSLYSADLFDPAMIRALGLIPSEYLYFYYEQQRALANQRAAGASRGEEIVRLNAELFARLESAIKAEGLPEALTIYRDYLRRRSGSYMKLEAEAGSALQAGIEQEEDPFNAATGYHRIALDVMTALVSAQPARIVLNVPNRGAITDLANDDVVEVPCLVDRHGPQLLAVGQLPTTVCGLTQAVKEYERLTIRAAVEGSQELARLALLAYPLVGEWQPACLLLEALCQHDSEHLGYLR